A stretch of Ranitomeya variabilis isolate aRanVar5 chromosome 3, aRanVar5.hap1, whole genome shotgun sequence DNA encodes these proteins:
- the LOC143817558 gene encoding uncharacterized protein LOC143817558, whose amino-acid sequence MQAQVRDYPALWDPADESYKDKYFRELAWTKIVRDLIPDWDKYPGSTQQQIDNDVRKRWRSVRDRFTKFLNECSKSGSSPIKSKFPFSEELQFLVSSRTLRKTEGNMSVGDLEDSDKEDGAGSSSGVGGTISTSTPTASAESASTSAAAASTSSSAAAEASDSAEAVRVEKRSVYPVAAEKKKKKTKKNQDDQTVQIACDTLDLLKKSSSDDHCDSFAITVARKTRSLPPDRQSLFMSMVQMSLTALEDPAPISPYNEVLMGVLGLFRPRHRTPETPASRPQYLAHSQVTSGDRGSSQHMGGAPYQSEGSNFLYSPEYTFLN is encoded by the exons GTTCGGGATTATCCGGCCTTGTGGGACCCAGCTGATGAATCCTACAAGGATAAATATTTCCGGGAACTAGCCTGGACTAAAATAGTACGAGACCTTATCCCAGATTGGGACAAGTATCCAGGGAGTACACAGCAGCAAATTG ATAACGATGTGAGGAAACGTTGGCGCTCAGTCAGAGACCGTTTCACGAAGTTCCTGAACGAATGTTCTAAGAGTGGCTCTTCGCCAATCAAAAGTAAATTTCCCTTTAGCGAAGAGCTGCAGTTTCTTGTGTCCAGTAGGACATTGAGAAA gACGGAAGGAAACATGTCGGTGGGTGATTTGGAGGACAGCGACAAAgaggatggagcaggcagttcctctggagtgggagggaccatctctacctccactcccacagcttctgctgaatcagcatccacttcagcagctgctgcatcaacatctagttcagcagctgctgaagcatctgattccgcagaagctgtgagagtggagaagagatctgtctatccggtggcagcagagaaaaaaaaaaaaaaaacaaagaaaaaccaagATGACCAAACTGTCCAAATAGCTTGCGACACGTTAGATCTATTAAAAAAATCAAGTTCTGATGACCACTGCGACTCCTTCGCAATAACTGTGGCAAGGAAAACACGctccctgccaccggatagacaatctcttttcatgtccatggtccagatgtccctcactgctctggaggaccctgctccgatATCTCCATACAATGAAGTtctgatgggggtgttgggacttTTCAGGCCCCGACACCGTACACCGGAAACACCAGCTTCCAGACCCCAGTATTTGGCCCACAGCCAAGTTACTTCTGGAGATAGAGGAAGTTCGCAGCATATGGGGGGAGCACCATATCAATCAGAGGGATCAAATTTCCTCTATTCTCCAGAATATACTTTTCTGAATTGA